A single region of the Solwaraspora sp. WMMD791 genome encodes:
- a CDS encoding type I restriction endonuclease, whose protein sequence is MEFDERVAALATKVKNQRDAIQTEEAAKNAFVMPFISMILGYDVFDPLEVIPEFTADVGTKKGEKVDYAIMHAGEVQILIECKQPRDPLRIEHASQLYRYFSVTNARIAILTNGQVYHFYTDLDAPNKMDTKPFLILDLDDIDDTLLPELRKLTKEVFDLDSIISAAEELKYLGQIKRSMAKQFEDPEDEWIRFFASKVYDGSLTQKRREQFRPIVAKAASQFIRDKVNERLKGALHANLPGQTVEANPEAIESEVVALGDVARDTEVDTTLEELTGYQIVKAIACSDVKPQRVVGRDAKSYFAIILDDNNRKPIARLHFNGKSRKYIGTFDADKTETRHLISSLDDIYLHAEAIRIAVRAFMGDGGDKNR, encoded by the coding sequence ATGGAATTCGATGAACGGGTCGCCGCCCTCGCCACAAAGGTCAAAAATCAGCGGGACGCGATTCAGACGGAAGAAGCCGCCAAGAACGCTTTCGTCATGCCGTTCATCTCGATGATTCTCGGCTACGACGTATTCGACCCACTGGAGGTCATACCGGAGTTCACCGCTGACGTCGGGACCAAAAAAGGCGAGAAGGTCGACTACGCGATCATGCACGCCGGTGAGGTGCAAATTCTCATCGAATGCAAGCAGCCACGCGACCCACTGAGGATCGAACACGCGTCTCAACTCTATCGGTACTTCTCAGTTACGAATGCCCGCATCGCCATCCTCACCAACGGTCAGGTCTACCACTTCTACACCGACCTCGACGCACCTAACAAGATGGACACCAAGCCCTTCCTCATACTCGACCTGGATGATATCGACGACACCCTCCTGCCGGAGTTGCGAAAGCTCACAAAGGAAGTTTTCGATCTCGATTCCATCATCAGCGCTGCCGAAGAACTGAAGTACCTCGGACAGATCAAGCGTTCGATGGCGAAGCAGTTCGAGGATCCCGAGGACGAATGGATCCGATTCTTCGCCAGCAAAGTGTATGATGGCTCACTGACCCAGAAGAGGCGGGAGCAGTTCCGGCCGATTGTCGCCAAGGCCGCCTCCCAGTTCATCAGGGACAAGGTGAACGAACGACTGAAGGGCGCACTCCACGCGAACCTTCCCGGGCAGACCGTTGAAGCGAATCCCGAGGCGATTGAAAGCGAGGTGGTTGCACTCGGCGACGTCGCACGCGACACAGAGGTCGACACCACACTCGAGGAATTGACCGGGTATCAGATCGTCAAGGCGATCGCGTGTAGCGACGTGAAGCCCCAACGCGTCGTGGGCCGCGATGCGAAGTCATACTTCGCGATCATTCTCGACGACAACAACCGCAAGCCCATAGCGCGGCTGCACTTCAATGGAAAATCCCGAAAATACATCGGGACCTTCGATGCCGACAAGACCGAGACTCGCCATCTGATCAGCTCGCTTGACGACATTTATCTGCATGCGGAAGCGATACGGATTGCAGTTAGAGCATTCATGGGCGACGGCGGCGACAAGAACCGCTGA
- the valS gene encoding valine--tRNA ligase, with product MTDTSAGFAVPSAPSLNGLEDKWARRWEEQGVYRFDRSADRAGVYAIDTPPPTVSGSLHVGHVFSYTHTDVIARYQRMRGKAVFYPMGWDDNGLPTERRVQNFFGVRCDPSLPYDPDFTPPERPGTSELGVSRRNFIELCERLTVADEQVFEQLWRRLGLSVDWQLTYQTIDADSRRVSQRAFLRNVTRGEAYLSEAPTLWDVTYRTAVAQAELEDRERPGAHHRVAFHRPDGTPVHIMTTRPELLPACVALVAHPDDERYRDLVGTTVRSPLFGVEVPVTAHRLAAPDKGTGIAMICTFGDLTDVLWWRELRLATRPIVGRDGRVLADPPPGLDDPQGRTVYAQLVGATMHTARERVVELLRACGDLVGEPEKITHPVKFYERGDKPLEIVTTRQWYLRNGGREPELREVLLSRGRELAWQPEYMRARYESWVGGLTGDWLVSRQRFFGVPIPVWYPLDEHGEPVLDQPILPDEAMLPVDPSVDTPPGYQAGQRGTPGGFVGDPDVMDTWATSSLTPQIAGKWGTDDDLFQRVFPMDLRPQAHEIIRTWLFSSVVRSHLEHDSLPWSHAAISGWVLDPDRKKMSKSKGNVVTPLALLEEYGSDAARYWAVNGRPGTDTAFDTGQMKVGRRLAMKILNASRFVLGLGAPAESATVTEALDRAMLAELASVVDDATTALDGYDYARALERIEQFFWRFCDDYLELAKSRGYGERGSAPAESARAALTTALATLLRLFAPFLPFVAEEVWSWWRTGTVHRAAWPTGDELRTAVDGADATALTVASQVIAAIRKAKSEAKLSMRADVSKVLVRAEPAMLVALGGVADDLRAAGRVDQLGTEEADEPGLSTLVTV from the coding sequence ATGACTGACACCTCTGCGGGCTTCGCCGTGCCGTCGGCACCGTCGTTGAACGGGCTGGAAGACAAGTGGGCGCGTCGCTGGGAGGAGCAGGGCGTATACCGGTTCGACCGGTCCGCCGACCGGGCCGGGGTGTACGCCATCGACACGCCGCCGCCCACGGTGAGCGGGTCGCTGCACGTCGGTCACGTGTTCTCGTACACCCACACCGACGTCATCGCCCGCTATCAGCGGATGCGGGGCAAGGCGGTGTTCTATCCGATGGGCTGGGACGACAACGGCCTACCCACCGAGCGTCGGGTGCAGAACTTCTTCGGGGTGCGCTGCGACCCGTCCCTGCCGTACGACCCGGACTTCACTCCACCGGAGCGGCCCGGCACGTCGGAGCTCGGCGTGTCCCGGCGCAACTTCATCGAGTTGTGCGAGCGGCTGACGGTCGCCGACGAGCAGGTGTTCGAGCAGCTGTGGCGGCGGCTGGGGCTGTCGGTCGACTGGCAGCTGACCTATCAGACCATCGACGCCGACTCACGGCGGGTGTCGCAGCGGGCGTTTCTGCGCAACGTCACGCGCGGTGAGGCGTACCTGTCGGAGGCGCCGACGCTCTGGGACGTCACCTACCGGACCGCCGTCGCCCAGGCGGAGCTGGAGGACCGGGAGCGGCCCGGGGCGCACCATCGGGTGGCGTTCCACCGGCCGGACGGCACCCCGGTGCACATCATGACGACCCGACCGGAGCTGCTGCCGGCGTGCGTGGCGCTGGTGGCGCACCCGGACGACGAGCGGTACCGCGACCTGGTCGGCACCACCGTCCGTTCCCCGCTGTTCGGGGTCGAGGTCCCGGTCACCGCGCACCGGCTCGCGGCCCCCGACAAGGGCACCGGCATCGCCATGATCTGCACCTTCGGCGACCTGACCGACGTGCTGTGGTGGCGCGAGCTGCGGCTGGCCACCCGGCCGATCGTCGGCCGGGACGGCCGCGTGCTGGCCGACCCGCCGCCCGGCCTGGACGACCCGCAGGGACGCACGGTCTACGCCCAGCTGGTCGGGGCCACCATGCACACCGCCCGGGAACGGGTGGTGGAGCTGTTGCGCGCCTGCGGCGACCTGGTCGGCGAGCCGGAGAAGATCACGCATCCGGTGAAGTTCTACGAGCGCGGCGACAAGCCGCTGGAGATCGTCACGACCCGGCAGTGGTACCTGCGCAACGGGGGTCGGGAACCCGAGCTGCGGGAGGTTCTGTTGAGCCGGGGCCGGGAGCTGGCCTGGCAGCCGGAGTACATGCGGGCCCGCTACGAAAGCTGGGTCGGCGGCCTGACCGGGGACTGGTTGGTCAGCCGGCAGCGGTTCTTCGGCGTGCCGATCCCGGTCTGGTATCCCCTCGACGAGCACGGCGAGCCGGTCCTCGACCAGCCGATCCTGCCTGACGAGGCGATGCTGCCGGTGGACCCCAGCGTGGACACCCCGCCGGGCTACCAGGCCGGGCAGCGGGGAACCCCCGGTGGCTTCGTCGGCGACCCGGACGTCATGGACACCTGGGCGACGTCCTCGCTGACCCCACAGATCGCCGGCAAGTGGGGCACCGACGACGACCTGTTCCAGCGGGTGTTCCCGATGGACCTGCGCCCCCAGGCGCACGAGATCATCCGGACCTGGCTGTTCTCCAGCGTCGTACGGTCGCATCTGGAGCATGACAGCCTGCCCTGGTCGCACGCCGCGATCTCCGGCTGGGTCCTGGATCCGGACCGCAAGAAGATGTCGAAATCCAAGGGCAACGTCGTCACTCCGCTGGCGCTGCTGGAGGAGTACGGATCCGACGCGGCCCGCTACTGGGCGGTCAACGGCCGGCCCGGCACCGACACCGCGTTCGACACCGGGCAGATGAAGGTCGGTCGCCGGCTCGCGATGAAGATCCTCAACGCCAGCCGGTTCGTGCTCGGCCTGGGTGCTCCCGCCGAATCGGCCACCGTGACCGAAGCGCTGGACCGGGCGATGCTGGCGGAGCTGGCCAGCGTGGTCGACGACGCCACGACCGCGCTGGACGGCTACGACTACGCCCGCGCCCTGGAGCGCATCGAGCAGTTCTTCTGGCGGTTCTGCGACGACTACCTGGAGCTGGCCAAGAGCCGGGGGTACGGCGAACGCGGCTCCGCCCCGGCCGAGTCCGCCCGCGCGGCGCTGACCACCGCCCTGGCCACGCTGCTGCGGCTGTTCGCGCCGTTCCTGCCCTTCGTCGCCGAGGAAGTGTGGTCCTGGTGGCGCACCGGCACGGTGCACCGGGCCGCCTGGCCGACGGGTGACGAGCTGCGTACGGCGGTCGATGGCGCCGACGCCACCGCGTTGACCGTCGCCAGCCAGGTGATCGCCGCGATCCGCAAAGCCAAGTCGGAAGCGAAGCTGTCCATGCGGGCGGACGTCTCGAAGGTCCTGGTCCGCGCCGAGCCGGCGATGCTGGTCGCACTCGGCGGCGTCGCCGACGATCTGCGGGCCGCCGGTCGGGTCGACCAGCTCGGCACCGAGGAAGCCGACGAGCCGGGCCTGAGCACCCTGGTGACGGTGTAG
- a CDS encoding RICIN domain-containing protein, whose protein sequence is MKLSSAARPVAPPGLRWRSVLAAATATVLAAGALIAGHATPAAAATVDTSAWYVLVNRNSGKALDLYGLATNDGARISQWTRNDGANQQWQFVDSGGGYYRLKSRHSGKVLDVYNWSTADGGAIVQWADTNGTNQQFRLADSDGGHVRLISRHSGKAVEVQGAATTDGANIVQYADWNGTNQQWQLVRVDGGGNPPPPGDSGCGRAPTLSSGTHTIQSNGQNRQFILRVPANYNSNNPYRLIFAFHWRGGTMQEISSGGTSGAAWSYYGQQEQSNNSAILVAPQGFGNGWANNGGEDVTFVDDMIRRIESGLCVNPRQRFALGFSWGGGMSYALACARADVFRAVAVISGAQISGCSGGSQPIAYFGLHGISDNVLSIGQGRSLRDTFVRNNGCTFQNPPEPGAGSRTHITTAYSGCRAGYPVQWAAFDNGHMPGPVDGTYGESGVTTWTKGEIWRFFAQFS, encoded by the coding sequence ATGAAGCTCAGCAGCGCGGCGCGACCCGTCGCGCCACCCGGACTCCGCTGGCGGTCAGTGCTGGCTGCGGCGACCGCCACCGTCCTGGCCGCCGGCGCGCTGATCGCCGGACACGCGACGCCGGCAGCCGCGGCGACCGTGGACACCAGCGCCTGGTACGTCCTGGTCAACCGGAACAGCGGCAAGGCGCTCGACCTCTACGGGTTGGCCACCAACGACGGCGCGCGGATCAGCCAGTGGACCCGCAACGACGGCGCCAACCAGCAGTGGCAGTTCGTGGATTCCGGCGGCGGCTACTACCGGCTGAAGTCCCGGCACTCGGGCAAGGTGCTCGACGTGTACAACTGGTCGACCGCCGACGGCGGCGCGATCGTGCAGTGGGCCGACACCAACGGCACCAACCAGCAGTTCCGGCTGGCCGACTCCGACGGCGGTCACGTCCGGTTGATCAGCCGGCACAGCGGCAAGGCCGTCGAGGTGCAGGGTGCCGCCACCACCGACGGCGCCAACATCGTGCAGTACGCCGACTGGAACGGCACCAACCAGCAGTGGCAACTCGTCCGCGTCGACGGTGGCGGCAACCCGCCACCACCGGGCGACAGCGGGTGCGGACGGGCCCCGACGCTGTCCAGCGGCACCCACACGATCCAGAGCAACGGCCAGAACCGGCAGTTCATCCTGCGGGTACCGGCCAACTACAACAGCAACAACCCGTACCGCCTGATCTTTGCCTTCCACTGGCGCGGCGGCACCATGCAGGAGATCTCCTCCGGCGGCACCAGCGGGGCCGCCTGGTCCTACTACGGCCAGCAGGAACAGTCGAACAACAGCGCGATCCTGGTCGCCCCGCAGGGGTTCGGCAACGGCTGGGCGAACAACGGAGGTGAGGACGTCACGTTCGTCGACGACATGATCAGGCGCATCGAAAGCGGGCTCTGCGTCAACCCGCGGCAACGTTTCGCCCTCGGTTTCAGCTGGGGTGGAGGAATGAGTTACGCCCTGGCGTGCGCACGGGCCGATGTCTTCCGGGCCGTCGCGGTGATCTCCGGTGCGCAGATCAGCGGGTGCAGCGGCGGTAGCCAGCCCATCGCGTACTTCGGGCTGCACGGCATCTCCGACAACGTCCTCAGCATCGGCCAGGGACGTTCACTGCGGGACACCTTCGTCCGCAACAACGGGTGCACCTTCCAGAACCCGCCCGAGCCGGGAGCAGGCAGCCGCACGCACATCACCACCGCCTACTCCGGATGCCGGGCCGGCTATCCAGTGCAGTGGGCAGCGTTCGACAACGGGCACATGCCGGGCCCGGTGGACGGAACGTACGGCGAGAGCGGCGTGACGACCTGGACCAAGGGCGAGATCTGGCGCTTCTTCGCACAGTTCTCCTGA
- a CDS encoding ThuA domain-containing protein, producing MRRSTTIIGVIAGLVMALALVNPAAAAAPAFRALLFTKTVGYRHDSIPAGIAMFQQQAAANNFELVHSEDSNVFTAANLATFDVLIMFQTSGMIWTSPAQRQAVEGYLASGKGIAAVHNATDMNIEGEYPWWDQTINGGVHMTEHSPGVLPGTAIVADKKHPSTASLPDRWNRSEEWYNFNANPRGAVHVLVTADERTYNPGSQAMGPDHPISWCRNAGGGRVWATAMGHAIESYSEPLFRDHVLGGVKWAAGNEPGDCGGTVWNNFDKRTLDSNTVDPMALAVAPDGRVLYVQRGGQVKIFKPSTNSTVTAGTLSVYTGGEDGLTGLALDPDFASNGYVYLYHSPANSSTDINRVSRFTLTGDTLNMASQVTIIDIPAYRDRTFPEPGHTGGYLRFGPDGNLYIGTGDDVAPNLDPAWQGYAPLDWRPGKHMLDAARTAGNTNDLRGKLLRIRPSAGGGYTVPAGNLYPQGTASTRPEIYAMGFRNPFRFSIDPATGWVYLADYGPDRNPPTTNRGPEGLVELNVIKSPGNYGWPFCHGDNQPYAPYNPDTGAVGAKFNCTAPVNNSPNNTGLTNLRPVVAPNMWYGNGTSPTFPELGAGGSGPMGGPVYRYDPTNPSDTKFPPYYDGVHFFYEWSRSYVKEVHFDSATAVTRTNPFLPGAEFKKPMDMQFGPDGSLYLLEWGTNFGGGNNDSGLYRIDYVQGGRSPIAKATGTPTNGYAPLTVQFSSAGSADPDPGDTLSYQWTFGDGGTSTAANPSHVYTTNGNYTAQLTVTDNTGRTAFANVNITVGNTAPVVTITAPANGGMLTFGDQVSYTVTVSDPGGAPVDCAKVFVNPALGHDDHEHETTDYPGCSGTIRTELLGGHPDGANLFYALNARYTDDGGNGGAAPLTGYAKVILQPKHKQAEYHSSQSGTRIIDQAGAESGKRIGDISNNDWVAFTPMSLSGITTVSYRLSSPSGGGTIELRAGSPTGTLLATTPVPSTGGWDNYQSTSPVNVTALAGSHTLYMVFKGSANNWFDLDSFTFGGAGVGQPVDPGDPPGDGVAGRTWTLAAQHSGKLMDVNGVSTADGAQIHQWAATGGNNQKWAAVDAGGGAVYLRAVHSGKCAEVIGGSTSAGAFLQQATCNNSNQQRFTVTPTGTSGVYTVRSVPSGLCLDVNGAATSDGARLIQWNCHAGLNQQWRFSQA from the coding sequence ATGCGTCGCAGCACCACCATCATCGGCGTGATCGCGGGCCTGGTCATGGCGCTCGCGCTGGTCAATCCGGCGGCGGCGGCCGCCCCGGCCTTCCGCGCCCTGCTGTTCACCAAGACCGTCGGATACCGACACGACTCGATCCCCGCCGGCATCGCCATGTTCCAGCAGCAGGCGGCAGCCAACAACTTCGAACTGGTGCACAGCGAGGACTCGAACGTCTTCACCGCGGCCAACCTGGCCACCTTCGACGTCCTCATCATGTTCCAGACCTCCGGCATGATCTGGACCTCGCCGGCGCAGCGCCAGGCGGTGGAGGGGTACCTCGCCAGCGGAAAGGGCATCGCCGCTGTCCACAACGCCACCGACATGAACATCGAGGGCGAGTACCCGTGGTGGGACCAGACCATCAACGGTGGCGTGCACATGACCGAGCACTCCCCCGGGGTCCTGCCGGGCACCGCCATCGTCGCCGACAAGAAGCACCCGTCGACGGCCAGCCTGCCGGACCGCTGGAACCGCAGCGAGGAGTGGTACAACTTCAACGCCAACCCACGCGGCGCGGTGCACGTGCTGGTGACCGCCGACGAGCGGACCTACAACCCCGGTTCCCAGGCGATGGGCCCGGACCACCCGATCTCCTGGTGCCGCAACGCCGGAGGCGGCCGGGTCTGGGCCACCGCCATGGGACACGCCATCGAGTCGTACAGCGAGCCCCTCTTCCGCGACCACGTGCTCGGTGGCGTCAAGTGGGCCGCCGGCAACGAACCCGGCGACTGCGGCGGCACCGTGTGGAACAACTTCGACAAGCGCACCCTGGACAGCAACACCGTCGACCCGATGGCGCTGGCGGTGGCACCGGACGGCCGGGTGCTCTACGTCCAACGCGGCGGCCAGGTGAAGATCTTCAAGCCGAGCACGAACAGCACGGTCACCGCCGGCACCCTGAGTGTCTACACCGGCGGCGAGGACGGCCTGACGGGGCTCGCGCTGGACCCGGACTTCGCCAGCAACGGGTACGTCTACCTGTACCACTCGCCGGCGAACAGCTCCACGGACATCAACCGGGTCTCCCGGTTCACCCTGACCGGTGACACGTTGAACATGGCCAGCCAGGTCACCATCATCGACATCCCGGCGTACCGCGACCGGACCTTCCCCGAACCCGGCCACACCGGCGGCTACCTGCGGTTCGGCCCGGACGGCAACCTGTACATCGGCACCGGCGACGACGTCGCGCCGAACCTCGATCCGGCCTGGCAGGGCTACGCCCCGCTGGACTGGCGGCCGGGCAAGCACATGCTCGACGCGGCCCGGACCGCCGGCAACACCAACGACCTGCGCGGGAAGCTGCTGCGGATCCGGCCGTCGGCGGGCGGCGGCTACACCGTTCCGGCCGGGAACCTCTACCCCCAGGGAACGGCATCCACCCGACCGGAAATCTACGCGATGGGCTTCCGCAACCCGTTCCGCTTCTCTATCGACCCGGCCACCGGCTGGGTGTACCTGGCCGACTACGGACCCGACCGCAACCCACCCACCACCAACCGTGGTCCCGAGGGCCTGGTCGAACTCAATGTGATCAAGTCGCCCGGCAACTACGGCTGGCCGTTCTGCCACGGCGACAACCAGCCCTACGCGCCGTACAACCCGGACACCGGTGCCGTCGGCGCGAAGTTCAACTGCACCGCCCCGGTCAACAACTCGCCCAACAACACCGGCCTGACCAACCTCCGTCCGGTCGTCGCGCCCAACATGTGGTACGGCAACGGCACCTCGCCGACCTTCCCGGAGCTCGGCGCCGGCGGCTCCGGGCCGATGGGCGGGCCGGTCTACCGGTACGACCCGACGAACCCGTCCGACACGAAGTTCCCGCCCTACTACGACGGGGTGCACTTCTTCTACGAGTGGTCACGCAGCTACGTCAAGGAGGTGCACTTCGACTCCGCGACCGCGGTGACCCGCACCAACCCGTTCCTGCCCGGCGCGGAGTTCAAAAAGCCGATGGACATGCAGTTCGGTCCAGACGGCTCGCTGTACCTGCTGGAGTGGGGCACCAACTTCGGCGGCGGCAACAACGACTCCGGTCTCTACCGGATCGACTACGTCCAGGGCGGGCGGTCACCGATCGCCAAGGCGACCGGTACGCCGACCAACGGGTACGCGCCACTGACGGTCCAGTTCAGTAGCGCCGGATCGGCCGACCCCGACCCCGGCGACACACTCAGCTACCAGTGGACCTTCGGCGACGGCGGCACCTCGACCGCGGCCAACCCGTCACACGTCTACACCACCAACGGCAACTACACCGCGCAGCTGACGGTCACGGACAACACCGGCCGGACGGCCTTCGCCAACGTCAACATCACCGTCGGCAACACCGCGCCGGTGGTCACCATCACCGCACCGGCCAATGGCGGCATGCTCACCTTCGGCGACCAGGTGTCGTACACGGTCACCGTCTCCGACCCGGGCGGTGCCCCGGTCGACTGCGCCAAGGTGTTCGTCAACCCGGCACTCGGTCACGACGACCACGAGCACGAGACCACCGACTACCCGGGCTGCTCGGGAACGATCCGTACCGAACTGCTCGGCGGGCACCCGGACGGGGCCAATCTGTTCTACGCGCTCAACGCCCGCTACACCGACGACGGCGGCAACGGTGGTGCCGCACCCCTGACCGGTTACGCGAAGGTGATCCTCCAGCCGAAACACAAGCAGGCCGAGTACCACAGCAGCCAGTCCGGCACCCGGATCATCGACCAGGCCGGCGCGGAGAGCGGCAAACGCATCGGGGACATCTCCAACAACGACTGGGTGGCGTTCACCCCGATGAGCCTGTCCGGCATCACCACTGTCAGCTACCGGCTGTCGTCGCCGTCCGGCGGCGGCACGATCGAACTACGCGCCGGCTCACCGACCGGTACACTGCTGGCCACCACACCGGTGCCGAGCACCGGCGGCTGGGACAACTACCAGTCCACGTCCCCAGTGAACGTCACCGCCCTGGCGGGCAGCCACACCCTGTACATGGTGTTCAAGGGCAGCGCGAACAACTGGTTCGACCTGGACTCGTTCACCTTCGGCGGTGCCGGAGTGGGCCAGCCGGTCGACCCCGGCGATCCTCCGGGCGACGGGGTGGCCGGCAGGACGTGGACGCTGGCCGCGCAGCACAGCGGCAAGCTGATGGACGTCAACGGTGTCTCCACCGCCGATGGGGCCCAGATCCACCAATGGGCGGCGACCGGCGGAAACAACCAGAAGTGGGCAGCCGTGGACGCCGGTGGCGGCGCGGTCTACCTCCGCGCTGTCCACAGTGGCAAGTGTGCGGAGGTCATCGGCGGCTCCACCAGCGCCGGCGCCTTCCTTCAGCAGGCCACCTGCAACAACAGCAACCAGCAGCGGTTCACCGTCACCCCGACCGGCACCAGTGGGGTCTACACGGTACGCAGCGTACCGAGCGGGTTGTGCCTGGACGTCAACGGCGCCGCCACCAGCGACGGCGCTCGCCTCATCCAATGGAACTGCCACGCCGGCCTCAACCAGCAGTGGCGGTTCAGCCAGGCCTGA
- a CDS encoding sugar ABC transporter ATP-binding protein: MMDRRPASLLALRGIGKSFLGTRVLDGVDLDVAPGEVHAVVGENGAGKSTLMKIVSGGYAPDEGTIEFAGRRRVFAGPRHAQQAGIGIIHQEFNLLPERTVAENVFLGHEPLRRGLVDRRQTRDRTRQLLDAVGEGTLPVDTPVGHLGVAQQQVVEIVKALALDARLLIMDEPTAALADHEVELLYRLVRRLQDQGIGLLYVSHRLTEVFDLSSRITVLKDGRRVETLRTAETTAEELVRLMVGREMSSLYPDRAGTVGGPVRLAVRGGGNRTLRDVDLDLRAGEVLGVGGLQGSGRSALARALFGAVPFTTGEVTLDGVPVRIRSPRAAMRAGIAYVTEDRKGEGIVARQSVLDNALLAVRAVVTSRSHRAAGRSRRATGAARTHRVGRIRQLLAAVDLRAAAEDQEIRFLSGGNQQKVVLARWLATDPLVLLFDEPTRGIDVGARSAIHHLVRGLARDGAAVLMISSDLPELIGMSDRILVMRDGRVAGELPAGATEPDVASLAVGTGRETAA; the protein is encoded by the coding sequence ATGATGGATCGACGTCCGGCCTCGTTGTTGGCCCTGCGGGGCATCGGCAAGTCCTTCCTCGGCACGCGGGTCCTCGACGGTGTCGACCTCGACGTCGCGCCGGGCGAGGTCCACGCTGTCGTCGGCGAGAACGGTGCCGGAAAGTCCACCCTCATGAAGATCGTCTCCGGTGGGTACGCCCCCGACGAGGGCACCATCGAATTCGCCGGCCGACGACGCGTGTTCGCCGGCCCACGGCACGCCCAGCAGGCCGGGATCGGCATCATCCACCAGGAGTTCAACCTGCTGCCGGAGCGCACCGTCGCCGAGAACGTGTTCCTGGGCCACGAGCCGCTGCGGCGCGGCCTGGTCGACCGTCGACAGACCCGCGACCGCACCAGGCAACTGCTGGACGCCGTCGGCGAGGGAACACTGCCGGTCGACACCCCGGTGGGGCACCTCGGCGTGGCGCAGCAGCAGGTCGTCGAGATCGTCAAGGCGCTGGCCCTCGACGCCCGGCTGCTCATCATGGACGAGCCCACCGCAGCCCTGGCCGACCACGAGGTGGAGCTGCTCTACCGACTGGTGCGCCGGCTGCAGGACCAGGGCATCGGTCTGCTCTACGTCTCGCACCGGCTCACCGAGGTCTTCGACCTGTCCAGCCGGATCACCGTCCTCAAGGACGGCCGCCGGGTGGAGACGCTGCGCACCGCCGAGACCACGGCCGAGGAGCTGGTGCGGCTCATGGTCGGTCGGGAGATGTCCAGTCTCTACCCCGACCGGGCCGGCACCGTCGGCGGTCCCGTACGACTCGCTGTCCGGGGAGGGGGAAACCGGACGTTGCGCGACGTCGACCTGGACCTGCGCGCCGGGGAGGTGCTCGGCGTCGGGGGTCTGCAGGGCTCGGGACGATCGGCACTGGCCCGGGCGCTGTTCGGGGCGGTTCCGTTCACCACCGGAGAGGTCACGCTCGACGGCGTACCGGTGCGGATCCGCTCCCCACGGGCGGCGATGCGGGCCGGAATCGCCTACGTCACCGAGGACCGCAAGGGCGAGGGCATCGTCGCCCGACAGTCGGTGCTCGACAACGCATTGCTCGCGGTGCGGGCGGTCGTCACCAGCCGGTCGCACCGCGCTGCCGGCCGGTCGCGCCGCGCCACCGGCGCCGCGCGTACTCATCGGGTCGGCCGGATCCGGCAGCTGCTCGCCGCCGTCGACCTGCGGGCCGCCGCCGAGGATCAGGAGATCCGCTTCCTGTCCGGCGGCAACCAGCAGAAGGTCGTGTTGGCGCGATGGCTCGCTACGGACCCGCTGGTCCTGCTCTTCGACGAACCGACCCGTGGCATCGACGTCGGCGCCAGATCGGCGATCCACCATCTCGTCCGCGGACTCGCCCGTGACGGGGCCGCAGTGCTGATGATCTCCTCCGATCTGCCCGAGCTGATCGGCATGAGCGACCGGATCCTCGTCATGCGCGACGGGCGGGTCGCCGGTGAGCTGCCCGCCGGCGCGACCGAGCCCGACGTCGCGTCCCTCGCGGTCGGGACCGGACGGGAGACGGCGGCGTGA